The Pseudoxanthobacter soli DSM 19599 sequence GAAGGCGTTCTACCCCTCCAAGCCGCCGTTTCCGCTGATGCACATCGATACGACGTGGAAGTTCCGCGAGATGATCGCCTTCCGCGACGAGACGGCGAAGCGGCTCGGCTTCGATCTGATCGTGCACACCAATCAGGCCGGCGTCGCCCAGGGCATCAACCCGTTCGACCACGGCTCGTCGTTCTACACAAACGTCATGAAGACCGAGGCGCTGAAGGAGGCGCTGACGAAGCACGGCTTCGACGCGGCCTTCGGCGGCGCACGCCGCGACGAGGAAAAGAGCCGGGCCAAGGAGCGCGTGTTTTCGTTCCGCACCGCCAACCACGGCTGGGACCCCAAGAACCAGCGGCCGGAGCTGTGGAACCTCTACAACGCGCGGGTGAAGCCGGGTGAATCGATCCGGGTGTTCCCGCTGTCGAACTGGACCGAACTCGACATCTGGCAATATATCCTCGCCGAACGCATCCCGATCGTACCGCTCTATTTCGCCGCCAAGCGCCCGATCGTGTGGCGCGACGGCCAGATGATCATGGTCGACGATGCGCGGATGCCGCTCCATCCCGGCGAAGTGCCCGAGGAGCGCATGATCCGCTTCCGCACGCTCGGCTGCTATCCGCTCACGGCCGCCATCGACAGCGATGCGACGACGCTCGAGGAAATCGTCCGCGAGATGCTGATCGCGCGCACCTCCGAGCGTTCGGGCCGGCTGATCGACCACGACGAGGCCGCCTCGATGGAAAAGAAGAAGCGCGAGGGATATTTCTGATGAGCCTTGTCGCCCAGTCCGCCCTCGATGCCGAAGCGTTCGCCGACTATCTCACGGTGCACGAGAACAAGAGCCTGCTGCGGTTCCTGACCTGCGGCAGCGTCGACGACGGCAAGTCGACGCTGATCGGCCGGCTGCTCTATGACACCAAGCTCCTGTTCGAGGACCAGCTCGCGACACTTTCGAGCGATTCCCGCAAGCACGGCACGACGGGCGAGGATCTCGATTTCGCGCTTCTCGTCGACGGGCTTGCCGCCGAGCGCGAACAGGGCATCACCATCGATGTCGCCTATCGCTTCTTCACCACGGAGAAGCGCAAGTTCATCGTGGCCGATACGCCCGGCCACGAGCAGTACACCCGCAACATGGCGACCGGGGCCTCGAACTCCGACCTCGCGGTGATCCTGGTCGATGCGCGCCAGGGCATCCTGACCCAGACCCGGCGGCATTCCTTCATCGTGTCGCTGCTCGGCATCCGTCATGTCGTGCTGGCGGTGAACAAGATCGACCTCGTCGGCTTCTCGCAGGCGCGGTTCGACGAGATCGTGGCGGAATATCGCGCGTTCGCGGCGGATTTCGGCTTCGAGACGCTGGTGGCGGTGCCGCTTTCCGCCCGCTTCGGCGACAACGTGCTGGAGCCGAGCGCCAACACGCCATGGTACGACGGCCCGACTCTGGTGCAGCACCTGGAGACCGTCGAGGTCGAGGACCGCGCCATCCGCGCGCCGTTCCGGATGCCGGTGCAGTGGGTGAACCGGCCGAACCTCGATTTCCGCGGCTTCTCCGGCACCATCGCCGGCGGCACCGTGCGGCCGGGCGACGCCGTGGTGGTGGCGTCCTCCGGGCGGACCTCGAAGGTGCGCGCCATCGTGACCGCCGACGGCGCCCTCGCGCAGGCCGGGGCGGGCGAGGCGGTGACGCTGACGCTCGAGGACGAGGTCGACATCTCCCGCGGCGACATCATCGCCGCCGCCGACGCACGGCCGGAGGTTTCCGACCAGTTCGCCGCCCACCTGATCTGGATGGTCGACGAGCCGCTGCTTCCGGGCCGTCCCTACCTGATCAAGGCCGGCACCCGCACCGTCGCGGCGACCTTCACCGAGATCAAGCACAAGATCGACGTCAACACGTTCCAGAAGCTGGCAGCCAAGACGCTGGCGCTGAACGAGGTGGCGGTCGTCAACGTCTCGACCCAGGACCCGATCGCGTTCGACCGCTTCTCGGACCTGCCCGCGACTGGCGCCTTCATCGTGATCGACCGCATGACCAATGCCACGGTCGGCGCGGGCATGATCGATTTCGGCCTGCGGCGCGCGACCAACGTGCACTGGCAGGCGCTGGAGGTGACCAAGGCCTCGCGGGCGGAAATGAAGCGGCAGAAGCCGGTCGTTCTCTGGTTCACGGGATTGTCGGGCGCCGGCAAGTCGACCATCGCCAATCTGGTCGAGAAGAAGCTCCACGAGCTGTCGCGCCACACCTACATGCTCGACGGCGACAACGTGCGCCACGGCCTCAACCGCGACCTCGGCTTCACCGAGGCGGACCGGGTGGAGAACATCCGTCGCGTTGCGGAAACGGCGAAGCTGTTCGTCGATGCCGGCCTGATCGTGCTGGTGTCGTTCATCTCGCCGTTCCGCGCCGAGCGGCGCATGGCGCGCGAACTGGTCGAGGCGGGCGAGTTCGTCGAGATCTTCGTCGACACGCCGCTGGCGGTCGCGGAGGAGCGCGACGTGAAGGGGCTCTACAAGCGCGCCCGCAAGGGTGAGATCAAGAACTTCACCGGCATCGACAGCCCCTACGAGGCGCCGGAGTCGCCGGAAATCCACCTTCACGCCGCCGAACAATCCGCCGCCGAGGCCGCCGAGCGGATCGTCGCCTACATGCTCGACAACGGCTATCTGGGCTGATCGGCACGCGAAGAATCGGGACAAGAAGGGGGAGGCATCCGCGCCGCCCCCTTTTTCACGACCGGGATATCACGCCATGGCGGCGGCGCGGTCGCGCAGGCTGGTCAGGAGATCGGTGAGGAACAGGCGCATCGGCGTCGCGACGGCGGGGTCGTAGATCGGCGTTCCCTCCTCGGTCTCGTCGATATAGCCGCGGCAGGCGATTTCCATCTGCACGGCATGGACGCCGGCAGCCGGGTTGCCGAGGCTGCGGGTGATCCAGCCGCCCTTGAAGCGGCCATTGAGGACGTGGGACACCGACGAGCCCGCGCACGCCTCGACCACGAGGCGCTCGATCTCCGGTGCCGCGCTCAGCCCGCCATTGGTGCCGATATTGAGGATCGGCAGCTCGCCGTCGAACAGCCGCGGCACGAACGAACGGATGGAGTGGCAGTCGTAGACGACGATGGCGGGATGCGCCTCGCGCAGGCGGGACACCTCCCGCGAAAGCGCGTCGTGGTAGGGCGTGAAATAGGTCTGCTTGCGTCGCTCGATCTCGCCCAAATCCGGCTCGCGACCGGGGCGGTAGAGCGGGCGGCCGTCGAACGTCGTGACCGGGCAGAGACCGGTGGTCGCCTGGCCGGGATAGAGCGAGGCGCCGGACGGGTCGCGGTTGACGTCGATGACGGTGCGCGAGACCGCGGTATGGACAACGGTCGCGCCGAGACCGGCGGCGAAGTCGTAAAGGCGGTCGATCCACCAGTCGGTGTCGTGGAGGGCGAGCTCCCGCGAGACGAGATCGTTCTCGATCCCGTCCGGCAGCGTGGTGCCGGTGTGGGGCATGCTCACCAGCAGCGGTGCATCGCCGCGCGTGACGGTCAGCCAGGTCAAGGTGTCTGCTCCCGGGGCATATTCCGTCCGGACCGGAGCGGCCGGAACGACGGCAATATGCGCAAGCTCTTGAATCCGGAGCGGCTTCTTCCCGGCCGGAGCTTTCCAGCCGATCGAAGGGCGCCCTAGACGGTGTTGACGTGAACGGCGACCAGCACTCCGCTGCCTGCGAACGTGACGGGACAGGCCGCATCGCGATCGAGTTCGAGAAGGTCGCCCGCGGCGAGCGGGCGATCCGGCAGCAGCGATGCCGCGAACGCGCCCTGCACGACGAAATAGCATCGCAGGGCTGCCGGCGACACGTCCTCGAAGTTGCCGTCGCGGCGCGACACCACGGCCCGGGCGACGGCGCGGTCCACCATCACGTTGAAGTCCCGCGAGGGGCCGTCGACCTTCGTGGCCGCTACATCGTCGTCGCCCGAGAAGGCGAGGGGCTCGCCGAACGCCACGGGCACGACGCGGCCGTTGACCGAGAGCGTGAAGCCCTGGCCGTCGATCAGGGTGAGATGCCGGTCGATGCCCGGCAGGGGCGAGAAGGCGCCGGGCTCCACCACGTCCGCCACCGACAGGCGGCAGAACAGCCGGCCGTCCGGCGTCTCGCGCCGCAAGAGTTCGCGCGTGACGCCACGGCCGTTGGCCCACGGCATCACCTTCGCGTCGGCGAGCGACGACAGCCGGGCCCCCGCCGGCAGGGTGGCCGCGCCGGCCGGGGCGTGGTCGCCGGTCGCCGCGATCATGCGCCGAGCATGGGCAGGTTGAGGCCCTTCTCGCGCGCGCAATCGATGGCGATCTCGTAACCGGCATCGGCATGGCGCATCACGCCGGTCGCGGGATCGTTGGTCAGGACGCGCTCCAGCCGCCGCTCGGCGGCGTCCGTGCCGTCGGCGACGATCACCATGCCGGCATGCTGCGAGAAGCCCATGCCGACGCCGCCGCCATGATGCAGCGAAACCCACGTCGCGCCGGACGCGCAGTTGAGGAGGGCGTTCAGGAGCGGCCAGTCGGAGACGGCGTCCGAGCCGTCGCGCATCGCCTCGGTCTCGCGGTTGGGCGAGGCGACGGAGCCGGAATCGAGGTGGTCACGGCCGATCACGATCGGAGCCTTGAGTTCGCCGCTGCGCACCATCTCGTTGAAGGCGAGGCCGAGCTTGGCACGGTCGCCGAGACCCACCCAGCAGATCCGGGCGGGCAGGCCCTGGAAGCTGATGCGCTCCCGCGCCATGTCGAGCCAGCGGTGCAGGTGGGTGTTGTCGGGAAGAAGCTCCTTCACCTTGGCGTCGGTGCGGTAGATGTCCTCCGGGTCGCCGGAGAGTGCGGCCCACCGGAACGGGCCGATGCCGCGGCAGAACAGCGGTCGGATATAGGCCGGCACGAAGCCCGGGAAGTCGAAGGCGTTCTCGACGCCCATCTCCTTCGCCATCTGGCGGATATTGTTGCCGTAATCGACGGTCGGCACGCCCATCGCATGGAAATCCAGCATGGCGCGGACATGAACCGCCATGGATTCCTTCGCCGCGCGGGTGGTGCCGGCCGGGTCGAGGCGGGCGCGCTCGCGGTATTCATCCCATGTCCAGCCGATCGGCAGGTAGCCGTTCAGGGGATCGTGGGCGGAGGTCTGGTCGGTGACGATGTCCGGACGCACGCCGCGGCGGACGAGCTCGGGCACGATCTCGGCGGCATTGCCGAGGAGCGCGACCGACAGTGCCTTCTTCTCGGCGCAGGCGCGCCCGATCATCGCCAGTGCCTCGTCGAGGTCGGCGGCCTGCACGTCGACATAGCGGGTGCGGAGGCGGAAATCGATGCCGGCCTGGCGGCATTCGATGTTGAGGGAGGCGGCACCGGCGAAGCTCGCGGCGAGCGGCTGGGCGCCGCCCATGCCGCCGAGGCCGGCGGTGAGGATCCAGCGGCCGGCGAGATCGCCGCCATAGTGCCGTCTGCCGGCTTCGGCGAAGGTTTCGTAGGTGCCCTGCACGATGCCCTGGCTGCCGATATAGATCCATGAGCCCGCGGTCATCTGGCCGTACATCATCAGCCCCTCGCGATCGAGGGCGTTGAAGTGCTCCCAGTCGGCCCAGTGCGGCACGATGTTCGAGTTCGCGATCAGCACGCGGGGCGCGTCGGCATGGGTACGGAAGACGCCGACCGGCTTGCCGGACTGCACCAGCAGGGTCTCGTCATCGGAAAGCGTCTTCAGCGTGGCGACGATCCTGTCGAAGCACGCCCAGTCGCGGGCGGCCCGCCCGATGCCGCCATAGACGACGAGTTCCTTCGGGTTCTCGGCGACGTCGGGATCGAGATTGTTCATCAGCATGCGCATCGGCGCTTCGGTGAGCCAGCTTTTCGCGGAGAGCTCGCTGCCGCGCGGCGCACGGATTTCGATGTCGCGGTAACGGGTGTTGCTGGTCATCGTCGATTCCCTGACCCAATCGCCAACTTGTATATACAGGCTAGGCAAGCGCGTGATGGCTGTCAATCGGGTTCAGGGCGTGCGACGGACGTCAGCGGGCGATCTGGCGCCCCTGCAGTTTGTACCGGCCACCCGGAATGAGGATGCGGACGGCGGTCACCACCTGGTCGGCGCGCCATGTCTTGCGGCGCATCAGCAGGCACGGATCGGCGCGGCCGATGGAGAGAAGCCGCGCTTCCCAGGCGGCGGGCAGCACGGCCTCGATCTCCTGTTCCGCCTCGGTCCACGGCGCGACATCGGTGAGGAAGCGGTTGGGGGTGATGGTGGTGAAATCCTGGTCGATATAGGCCGGCGCGACGGCGGCATTGACGTAGCGATCCTCGAGTTGGACCGGTATATCGTCCTCTAGATGAACGATGACGGAATGATAGACGGGATCGCCGATTGAAATAGAAAGAGATTCAGCGATTTCAGGCGATGCCTTACCGCTGTCGATGCTGATGATACGCGCGAGATGGTCATGGCCGCGCTCGGCAATCTCGTCGGCGATATTGCGCACTTCGAAGATGCTGGACTGGCCTTTGCCTTGCGCGACGAAGGTGCCGAGCCCCTGGACGCGCACCAGCTTGCCTTCCGCGGCGAGCTCCCGCAGCGCCCGGTTGATGGTCATGCGGCTGACGCCGAGCTGGGCGACGAGCTCGTTTTCCGAGGGGATCCGGAAGCGCGGCGGCCACTCGCCGCTGACGATGCGGGCATCGATCATGCGCTTCACGCCCTCGTAGAGCGAGGTGCCGGGACCGCGTTCGGACGGAATGACGGGGTCTATAGTGCTCATTTTCCAGTCAGTTTCCGTGTCTGCCCGGTTTCTTGCCAAACCGTCTTGCATCGCTGGCGATTCTGAATATCATACTTGTATAGGCAACTTTATCGAGTCCGGCCGCGATGATCGAGTCTTATGCCGCCCGCCTTCATGCCGAAAGGGCCCTTCTTCCGGAAGGGTGGGCGGAGCATGTCACGATCGCCATCGCCGAGGACGGCACGATCGCGGACGTCTCCGTCGGTGGTGACGGGGCGGGGGCGGAAAAGGTCGCCGGGCCGCTGGTTCCGGCGATGCCGAACCTGCACAGCCACGCCTTCCAGCGCGCCATGGCCGGCCTTGCCGAGGTCGCCTCCGGCGGGGCCGACAGCTTCTGGTCCTGGCGGGACACGATGTATCGCATCGTCGGCGCAATCGGGCCTGACGATGTCGAGGCCATCGCGGCCAAGCTGTTCGTCGAGCTTCTGAAGGGCGGCTTCGGCTCCATTGCCGAGTTTCATTATCTCCATCATGCCCCAGGCGGCGCGTTCTATGCCGACCGCGGCGAACTCGCCCGCCGCATTCTCGCGGCGTCGTCGCGCGCGGGCATCGGCATGACGCTGCTGCCGGTGTTCTATGCCCACGCCGATTTCGGCGGCGTGCCGCCGAATGCCGGGCAGGCGCGGTTCGTCCACGGCGTCGACGACTATCTGCGGCTGGTGGGTTCGCTGGAGCGCGACGTCGCCGATGCCGGCGCGCGGCTCGGCGTCGCGATCCATTCGCTGCGGGCGGCGACGCCGGACGAAATGGACGCCGTGCTCGC is a genomic window containing:
- the hutC gene encoding histidine utilization repressor; translation: MSTIDPVIPSERGPGTSLYEGVKRMIDARIVSGEWPPRFRIPSENELVAQLGVSRMTINRALRELAAEGKLVRVQGLGTFVAQGKGQSSIFEVRNIADEIAERGHDHLARIISIDSGKASPEIAESLSISIGDPVYHSVIVHLEDDIPVQLEDRYVNAAVAPAYIDQDFTTITPNRFLTDVAPWTEAEQEIEAVLPAAWEARLLSIGRADPCLLMRRKTWRADQVVTAVRILIPGGRYKLQGRQIAR
- the cysN gene encoding sulfate adenylyltransferase subunit CysN, with amino-acid sequence MSLVAQSALDAEAFADYLTVHENKSLLRFLTCGSVDDGKSTLIGRLLYDTKLLFEDQLATLSSDSRKHGTTGEDLDFALLVDGLAAEREQGITIDVAYRFFTTEKRKFIVADTPGHEQYTRNMATGASNSDLAVILVDARQGILTQTRRHSFIVSLLGIRHVVLAVNKIDLVGFSQARFDEIVAEYRAFAADFGFETLVAVPLSARFGDNVLEPSANTPWYDGPTLVQHLETVEVEDRAIRAPFRMPVQWVNRPNLDFRGFSGTIAGGTVRPGDAVVVASSGRTSKVRAIVTADGALAQAGAGEAVTLTLEDEVDISRGDIIAAADARPEVSDQFAAHLIWMVDEPLLPGRPYLIKAGTRTVAATFTEIKHKIDVNTFQKLAAKTLALNEVAVVNVSTQDPIAFDRFSDLPATGAFIVIDRMTNATVGAGMIDFGLRRATNVHWQALEVTKASRAEMKRQKPVVLWFTGLSGAGKSTIANLVEKKLHELSRHTYMLDGDNVRHGLNRDLGFTEADRVENIRRVAETAKLFVDAGLIVLVSFISPFRAERRMARELVEAGEFVEIFVDTPLAVAEERDVKGLYKRARKGEIKNFTGIDSPYEAPESPEIHLHAAEQSAAEAAERIVAYMLDNGYLG
- a CDS encoding HutD/Ves family protein gives rise to the protein MIAATGDHAPAGAATLPAGARLSSLADAKVMPWANGRGVTRELLRRETPDGRLFCRLSVADVVEPGAFSPLPGIDRHLTLIDGQGFTLSVNGRVVPVAFGEPLAFSGDDDVAATKVDGPSRDFNVMVDRAVARAVVSRRDGNFEDVSPAALRCYFVVQGAFAASLLPDRPLAAGDLLELDRDAACPVTFAGSGVLVAVHVNTV
- the cysD gene encoding sulfate adenylyltransferase subunit CysD, producing the protein MSVDRLTHLKRLEAESIHIIREVAAEFKNPVMLYSIGKDSAVMLHLAVKAFYPSKPPFPLMHIDTTWKFREMIAFRDETAKRLGFDLIVHTNQAGVAQGINPFDHGSSFYTNVMKTEALKEALTKHGFDAAFGGARRDEEKSRAKERVFSFRTANHGWDPKNQRPELWNLYNARVKPGESIRVFPLSNWTELDIWQYILAERIPIVPLYFAAKRPIVWRDGQMIMVDDARMPLHPGEVPEERMIRFRTLGCYPLTAAIDSDATTLEEIVREMLIARTSERSGRLIDHDEAASMEKKKREGYF
- the hutU gene encoding urocanate hydratase; protein product: MTSNTRYRDIEIRAPRGSELSAKSWLTEAPMRMLMNNLDPDVAENPKELVVYGGIGRAARDWACFDRIVATLKTLSDDETLLVQSGKPVGVFRTHADAPRVLIANSNIVPHWADWEHFNALDREGLMMYGQMTAGSWIYIGSQGIVQGTYETFAEAGRRHYGGDLAGRWILTAGLGGMGGAQPLAASFAGAASLNIECRQAGIDFRLRTRYVDVQAADLDEALAMIGRACAEKKALSVALLGNAAEIVPELVRRGVRPDIVTDQTSAHDPLNGYLPIGWTWDEYRERARLDPAGTTRAAKESMAVHVRAMLDFHAMGVPTVDYGNNIRQMAKEMGVENAFDFPGFVPAYIRPLFCRGIGPFRWAALSGDPEDIYRTDAKVKELLPDNTHLHRWLDMARERISFQGLPARICWVGLGDRAKLGLAFNEMVRSGELKAPIVIGRDHLDSGSVASPNRETEAMRDGSDAVSDWPLLNALLNCASGATWVSLHHGGGVGMGFSQHAGMVIVADGTDAAERRLERVLTNDPATGVMRHADAGYEIAIDCAREKGLNLPMLGA
- the hutG gene encoding N-formylglutamate deformylase translates to MTWLTVTRGDAPLLVSMPHTGTTLPDGIENDLVSRELALHDTDWWIDRLYDFAAGLGATVVHTAVSRTVIDVNRDPSGASLYPGQATTGLCPVTTFDGRPLYRPGREPDLGEIERRKQTYFTPYHDALSREVSRLREAHPAIVVYDCHSIRSFVPRLFDGELPILNIGTNGGLSAAPEIERLVVEACAGSSVSHVLNGRFKGGWITRSLGNPAAGVHAVQMEIACRGYIDETEEGTPIYDPAVATPMRLFLTDLLTSLRDRAAAMA